The Poecilia reticulata strain Guanapo linkage group LG13, Guppy_female_1.0+MT, whole genome shotgun sequence genome has a segment encoding these proteins:
- the LOC103474716 gene encoding tumor necrosis factor receptor superfamily member 19-like: MSSAGAQFMLASLVAKVSQCPKQTVSTQPRPDQKRINGERFCFLGMPVPPCGVNGWRVFETRGAECGFGYGEDARCVPCRSSRFKEDRSLQKCKPCLDCGLINRFQKGNCSTTSNAVCGDCLPGFYRKTKLSGFQDMECIPCGDPPPPYEPNCSGRVNLVPLPSVVTSPRDVALAAVICSALATVLLALLVLCVIYCKRQLLEKKPSASSLRSQDCPYSGAELSCLDARWLHDFPHRTCCQCHLDSGHRCGPVHLNPSLCYDDSCSLGCSQDVSPFQSQMSLSDENRHLHEEDTPMWLEGHTEPECVGADEMTGSVESPEYLELPLCGVDPAGGSEERGEEGEGLREYSCERRRENCSDTVADALLPKQQGQTQEG; encoded by the exons ATGAGTTCTGCTGGTGCACAGTTCATGTTGGCTAGCTTGGTGGCAAAGGTGAGTCAGTGCCCCAAGCAGACCGTCAGCACTCAACCCAGACCAGACCAAAAGAGAATCAACGGAGAACGCTTCTGCTTCCTGGGCATGCCAGTTCCACCTTGCGGTGTTAACGGATGGCGTGTTTTTGAAACCAGGGGCGCG GAATGTGGCTTTGGTTATGGAGAGGATGCCCGGTGCGTGCCTTGTCGGAGCAGCCGCTTCAAAGAGGACCGGAGCCTGCAGAAGTGCAAACCCTGTCTGGACTGTGGCCTCATCAACCGCTTCCAGAAGGGCAACTGCTCCACCACCAGCAACGCCGTGTGTGGCGACTGTCTACCGGG ATTTTAtaggaaaacaaaattaagtggATTCCAGGACATGGAGTgcataccttgtggggaccctCCGCCTCCATATGAGCCCAATT GTAGTGGGCGTGTGAACCTGGTGCCTCTGCCCTCCGTGGTGACGAGTCCTCGTGACGTGGCGCTGGCCGCGGTCATCTGCAGCGCTCTGGCGACGGTCCTGCTGGCGCTGCTGGTTCTGTGCGTCATCTACTGCAAGAGGCAGCTGCTGGAGAAGAAGCCCAGCG CTTCCTCTTTGAGGTCTCAGGACTGTCCCTACAGCGGGGCGGAGCTCTCCTGTCTGGACGCCCGCTGGCTCCACGACTTCCCCCACAGAACCTGCTGCCAGTGTCACCTGGACTCCGGACACCGCTGTG GTCCAGTACACCTGAACCCCTCTCTGTGCTATGATGACAGTTGCAGTTTGGGCTGCAGCCAGGATGTCAGTCCTTTCCAGTCACAGATGAGCCTCAGTGATGA aaATAGGCACCTACATGAAGAAGATACTCCAATGTGGCTGGAAGGCCACACAGAGCCCGAGTGTGTGGGAGCGGACGAAATGACAGGAAGCGTCGAGTCTCCTGAATACTTGGAGCTTCCGCTCTGTGGAGTCGACCCAGCGGGAGGAAGCGAGGAGCGAGGAGAGGAAGGGGAAGGATTGAGGGAGTATTCATGtgaaaggaggagagagaacTGCAGTGACACTGTGGCTGATGCACTTCTTCCTAAACAGCAAGGGCAAACGCAGGAAG GGTGA